Genomic window (Kangiella profundi):
GCCCTGCAAAGAAGAGCCCATCAATAAACTTGGTTTCCAGCGAAGCCTTCAAATCACGCGGATCAAAATAGTCATACTCGATGGCATAGCCCGGACGGGTAATATGGGCATTTTCAAAACCTTTTATTGAACGCACCAAATCCATCTGCACATCAAATGGCAAACTGGTGGAGATCCCATTAGGGTAGAGTTCATGGCTGTTCAGACCTTCCGGCTCAACAAAAATCTGGTGGCTGTTTTTGTCGCTGAAACGCATGATCTTGTCTTCAATAGAAGGGCAATAGCGAGGCCCAACGCCTTCAATCACACCTGAATACATTGGTGAGCGGTCAAGGCCGCCACGAATAATGTCATGGGTTGATTCATTGGTATGGGTTATCCAGCAGGAGATCTGTCTTGGATGCTGATCCGCTGTACCCATAAAAGAAAAAGTTGGCACAGGATTATCGCCAGGCTGTTCTTCCATCACTGAAAAATCAACACTTTTGGCATCAATGCGAGGCGGTGTACCTGTTTTCAGGCGATCAACTCGGAATGGCAGTTCACGCAGGCGCTCAGCCAATGCGATAGAAGGCGGATCGCCAGCTCGCCCACCCGAATGATTTTGCATGCCTATATGTATTAGACCACCTAGGAAGGTTCCAACCGTTAAAACAACCGCTGGCGCATAAAAATCCAGCCCCATCTGGGTCTTAACGCCAATCACCTTATTCTGTTCAACAATCAGATCAACAACTGCATTCTGGAAAATGGTTAAATTGGGTTGGTTCTCCAGCATTTCTCGGATGGCACTTTTATAAAGCGCACGGTCTGCCTGGGCACGTGTAGCTCTAACCGCTGGCCCTTTGCTGGCATTTAAAGTTCGAAATTGAATCCCGGCACGATCAATGGCCTGTGCCATAGCACCGCCCAGCGCATCTATTTCTTTTACTAGATGCCCTTTACCAATACCCCCGATTGCCGGGTTGCATGACATCTGGCCCAAGGTCTCAATATTATGCGTCAATAATAAGGTTTTTACGCCCATGCGAGCAGAAGCCAGCGCCGCCTCGGTTCCTGCATGACCGCCGCCAATAACAATGACTGAATAATTTTCTGGATAACGCATAATTCAATTTTCTCTGGTCTTTACCTGATAATGCAAAATTAACACAACATCCCTATGCACTAACCCTATGCAACGGGGGAGCGAGATCATACCGATATTTGTATAACTTTTGAACAGTTTTAAGCTTCTTTTGACTTCTTTATTGGTCCTTTTTATTAAAAGAAGCTCGCCAGATGCAACTTGAGAGCATCTGTCGATCTGTTGCAGTTTACACTATGATATAAGCAATCGATTACAAGAAAATTAGATAAAACAATAAGATGGAGTTTGTTTTGACCAATAACAACGATAAATACCCTTTTGCGGAAAGTATTATACTAACCTGTTTAACTCTGGTGCTATTAGCTTTTACTACCAGCAGCATCCTATTTCTGGCTTACTATTTTTTAGACCTTCCTCTGGGCTCTAATCCTCCTTCTCTTATGTTAGCCATTTCTGTCTGTTTTGGT
Coding sequences:
- the mnmG gene encoding tRNA uridine-5-carboxymethylaminomethyl(34) synthesis enzyme MnmG; the protein is MRYPENYSVIVIGGGHAGTEAALASARMGVKTLLLTHNIETLGQMSCNPAIGGIGKGHLVKEIDALGGAMAQAIDRAGIQFRTLNASKGPAVRATRAQADRALYKSAIREMLENQPNLTIFQNAVVDLIVEQNKVIGVKTQMGLDFYAPAVVLTVGTFLGGLIHIGMQNHSGGRAGDPPSIALAERLRELPFRVDRLKTGTPPRIDAKSVDFSVMEEQPGDNPVPTFSFMGTADQHPRQISCWITHTNESTHDIIRGGLDRSPMYSGVIEGVGPRYCPSIEDKIMRFSDKNSHQIFVEPEGLNSHELYPNGISTSLPFDVQMDLVRSIKGFENAHITRPGYAIEYDYFDPRDLKASLETKFIDGLFFAGQINGTTGYEEAGAQGLIAGMNAALQTQGKDAWSPRRDEAYIGVLIDDLITRGTQEPYRMFTSRAEYRLILREDNADLRLTEKGHELGLINDSRWQAFSEKKEAIERETTRIKNLVVQPDSAAGQQLNKQLEKPLSRAYKGEELLRRPDITYAGLMALPGMLEEKVADKVAEQVEIQIKYSGYIDRQKDEIERSLRNENTALPKDLDYSQVKGLSNEVVQKLMNIKPETIGQASRVSGVTPAAISLLLVHLKKRQQLKSA